The following proteins are encoded in a genomic region of Herminiimonas arsenicoxydans:
- the gltL gene encoding Glutamate/aspartate transport ATP-binding protein gltL (Evidence 2a : Function of homologous gene experimentally demonstrated in an other organism; PubMedId : 11121068; Product type t : transporter), whose amino-acid sequence MIEMKNVSKWYGSFQVLNDCTTSVAKGDVVVVCGPSGSGKSTLIKTVNGLEPFQKGSITVDGISVGDPKTNLPALRSRIGMVFQNFELFPHLSIRENLTLGQIRVLGRSEEEAAERGLKYLDRVGLIAQKDKFPGQLSGGQQQRVAIARALAMDPIAMLFDEPTSALDPEMINEVLDVMVGLAQDGMTMMVVTHEMGFARKVANRVIFMDQGTIVEDCTKDEFFGTVRSDRARDFLAKIIH is encoded by the coding sequence ATGATTGAAATGAAAAATGTGAGCAAATGGTATGGCAGCTTTCAGGTCCTGAACGATTGCACGACGAGCGTTGCGAAGGGCGATGTGGTCGTGGTGTGCGGCCCATCCGGTTCGGGGAAATCGACATTGATAAAAACAGTCAACGGACTGGAGCCGTTTCAAAAAGGCAGCATTACGGTCGATGGCATTTCGGTCGGCGATCCGAAAACCAATCTGCCGGCCCTGCGCTCCCGCATAGGCATGGTGTTCCAGAATTTCGAGTTGTTCCCCCATCTTTCCATACGTGAAAATCTGACGCTGGGACAAATCAGGGTGCTGGGCCGTAGCGAAGAAGAAGCTGCCGAGCGCGGTCTGAAGTATCTTGATCGGGTAGGCCTGATTGCACAGAAAGACAAGTTTCCGGGGCAGCTATCCGGCGGTCAGCAACAGCGTGTGGCGATTGCCCGTGCCTTGGCGATGGACCCGATTGCGATGCTGTTCGACGAACCGACCTCGGCGCTCGATCCCGAAATGATCAATGAAGTGCTGGATGTCATGGTCGGTCTGGCGCAGGACGGCATGACGATGATGGTGGTCACGCATGAAATGGGATTTGCCAGAAAAGTGGCGAATCGCGTGATTTTCATGGATCAGGGAACGATAGTCGAAGATTGCACGAAAGACGAATTCTTCGGCACCGTGCGTTCGGATCGCGCGCGCGATTTTCTGGCGAAAATTATTCATTAG
- the gltI gene encoding Glutamate/aspartate periplasmic binding protein precursor (Evidence 2a : Function of homologous gene experimentally demonstrated in an other organism; PubMedId : 1091635; Product type t : transporter): MKSTTLLKTLIGAAMMSTLMTAAQAQELSGTLKKIKETGEITIGYRESSIPFSFLDDKQQPIGYAMDLCMKIVGTVKADLKLPALKVKLQPVTSSNRIPLLNNGTIDLECGSTTNSIARQEQVAFGPTYFVINVTAAVKKSSNINTIAQLDGKTVSTTSGTTSVPLLKAYKKAGNAQVKEIYGKDHAEAFLLMADDRAAAFVMDDILLAGQIANAKRPGDYKILPESLRQEPYSMMLRKGDPQFKALVDKSITAVMQSGEIDKIYAKWFTTPIPPKGLNLNFPMTPAIKEAFKHPNDKGI; encoded by the coding sequence ATGAAATCGACCACGCTGCTGAAGACCCTGATCGGCGCTGCAATGATGAGCACGTTAATGACGGCAGCGCAGGCACAGGAGTTGAGCGGCACGCTGAAAAAAATCAAGGAAACAGGCGAGATCACAATCGGCTATCGCGAATCGTCGATTCCATTTTCCTTCCTGGATGACAAGCAGCAGCCGATAGGCTACGCGATGGATCTGTGCATGAAGATCGTGGGGACCGTCAAGGCGGATCTGAAACTGCCGGCGCTCAAGGTCAAGCTGCAACCCGTTACCTCCAGCAATCGCATACCCTTATTGAATAACGGCACCATCGATCTGGAGTGCGGCTCGACCACCAATTCGATTGCGCGGCAGGAACAGGTTGCATTCGGTCCGACCTACTTTGTGATCAATGTGACGGCAGCCGTCAAGAAATCATCCAACATCAATACCATCGCGCAGCTGGACGGCAAGACCGTATCGACGACATCGGGTACAACCTCCGTGCCCTTGTTGAAGGCATACAAGAAAGCCGGCAACGCGCAGGTGAAGGAAATCTACGGCAAGGATCATGCAGAGGCTTTCCTGTTGATGGCCGATGACAGGGCGGCCGCATTCGTGATGGACGACATCCTGCTGGCAGGACAGATCGCCAACGCCAAACGACCTGGAGACTACAAGATACTGCCGGAATCCCTGCGTCAGGAGCCATACAGCATGATGTTGCGCAAGGGCGATCCGCAGTTCAAGGCCCTGGTGGATAAATCGATCACTGCAGTCATGCAATCGGGCGAAATCGACAAGATCTACGCCAAATGGTTTACGACGCCGATTCCGCCCAAAGGCCTGAACCTGAATTTCCCGATGACGCCGGCGATCAAGGAAGCGTTCAAGCACCCGAACGACAAGGGTATCTGA
- the gltJ gene encoding Glutamate/aspartate transport system permease protein gltJ (Evidence 2a : Function of homologous gene experimentally demonstrated in an other organism; PubMedId : 11121068; Product type t : transporter), giving the protein MNLGIFLEQVPDGDGTWGYMLLSGLGWTLAVAFFAWIFAFVLGSLIGIARTTEKRWLVGLGGAYVELFRNIPLLVQFFVWYFVIPGLVPAVKTWVITLDPTIHQFVTAIICLGFFTSSRIAEQVRSGIQSLPRGQRNAGYALGLTGMQTYRFVLLPMAYRIIIPPLTSELMNLIKNTAVAYSIGLVELFFRTREMGEMTFRYFEAFGAATLMYVVIAMLANRVMALVERRTAVPGLIAGGKHG; this is encoded by the coding sequence ATGAATCTTGGCATTTTCCTGGAGCAGGTTCCTGACGGTGACGGCACCTGGGGCTATATGCTGTTGTCAGGATTGGGCTGGACGCTGGCGGTCGCTTTCTTTGCGTGGATATTTGCGTTTGTGCTGGGCTCGCTGATCGGTATTGCGCGAACGACGGAAAAGCGCTGGCTGGTGGGTCTGGGCGGCGCCTACGTCGAATTGTTCCGCAACATTCCGCTGCTGGTGCAATTTTTCGTCTGGTACTTTGTGATTCCGGGTTTGGTCCCCGCCGTCAAGACCTGGGTCATCACGCTGGATCCGACGATACATCAATTCGTCACGGCCATCATCTGCCTCGGATTTTTTACCTCGTCGCGCATCGCCGAACAAGTGCGCTCCGGCATACAATCGCTGCCGCGCGGCCAGCGCAATGCAGGGTATGCGCTGGGATTGACGGGCATGCAAACCTATCGTTTCGTCTTGTTGCCGATGGCGTACCGGATCATCATCCCGCCGCTGACATCCGAGCTGATGAACCTGATCAAGAATACTGCTGTAGCGTATTCGATCGGCCTGGTTGAACTGTTTTTCCGCACGCGGGAAATGGGCGAGATGACCTTCCGTTACTTCGAAGCATTTGGTGCTGCGACCCTGATGTACGTGGTCATTGCCATGCTGGCCAATCGCGTGATGGCATTGGTGGAGCGACGCACTGCCGTGCCCGGATTGATTGCCGGAGGCAAGCATGGGTGA
- a CDS encoding hypothetical protein (Evidence 5 : No homology to any previously reported sequences), translating into MQMVGASRMQYGAELELLAASLIHHLTVFKETS; encoded by the coding sequence GTGCAGATGGTTGGCGCCAGCAGGATGCAATATGGCGCGGAACTTGAACTGCTTGCTGCGAGCCTTATTCATCACCTCACCGTATTCAAGGAGACATCATGA
- a CDS encoding ABC transporter, putative xenobiotic-transporting ATPase (Evidence 2b : Function of strongly homologous gene; Product type t : transporter), protein MLTATIPRQKHKPFENFSPMRRSSASSEPAPLSSGNRNDWATLKTLIPYLWTYKWRVALALLFLIAAKFANVGVPLVLKRLIDGLTIDPASPHALLVLPVGILFAYGALRLSTTLFTELREYTFAKVTQRAVRTIALQVFRHLHALSLRFHLNRQTGGMTRDIERGTRGISSLVSYTLFSILPTLVEITLVLGYLVLHYDIWFSIITAVALVSYIAFTVVVTEWRTHFRRTMNDLDSKANTKAIDSLINYETVKYFGNEDYEAKRYDEGLKRYETAAVKSQTSLSVLNTGQSSIIAVAVTLILWRATQGVISGTMTLGDLVLVNAFMIQLYIPLNFLGVIYREIKQSLADMERLFSLLDQHREIADKPNTQALVVQGAEVKFSHVGFSYEAKRQILFDVDFTIAAGTTTAVVGHSGSGKSTLSRLLFRFYDVNEGAILIDGQDVRDVTQASLRNAIGIVPQDTVLFNDTIEYNIAYGKPGASKDDIVAAAKSAYIHDFIESLPDGYATMVGERGLKLSGGEKQRVAIARTLLKHPAILIFDEATSALDSKAEQAIQAQLKEIAKDRTTMVIAHRLSTIVDAAQILVLDHGRIVERGTHAQLLAADGAYAQMWARQQARQDESPASPTDDDAVAESLLHELHTDMLPDA, encoded by the coding sequence TTGTTAACCGCTACAATCCCGAGACAGAAGCATAAACCATTTGAAAATTTCTCACCCATGCGCCGCTCTTCCGCTTCCTCCGAACCTGCTCCCTTATCATCCGGCAATCGTAATGACTGGGCTACGCTCAAGACGCTGATCCCGTATTTGTGGACGTACAAATGGCGCGTCGCCCTGGCGTTGCTGTTCCTGATCGCCGCCAAGTTTGCCAACGTCGGCGTGCCGCTGGTATTGAAACGCCTGATCGACGGTCTCACGATCGATCCAGCCAGCCCGCATGCGCTGCTGGTTTTGCCGGTTGGCATACTGTTCGCCTATGGCGCGCTACGCCTGTCGACTACCTTGTTTACTGAATTGCGCGAATACACTTTCGCGAAGGTCACGCAACGCGCCGTGCGCACGATTGCATTGCAGGTATTCCGCCATTTGCATGCCTTGTCGCTGCGCTTCCATTTGAATCGTCAGACCGGCGGCATGACGCGCGATATCGAGCGCGGCACGCGTGGCATTTCCTCGCTGGTTTCGTACACGCTGTTCAGCATTCTGCCGACACTGGTTGAAATCACACTGGTGCTGGGTTATCTGGTCCTGCATTACGACATCTGGTTTTCGATCATTACGGCGGTGGCGCTGGTCAGCTATATTGCATTCACCGTGGTGGTGACCGAATGGCGTACGCATTTCCGTCGCACGATGAACGATCTGGATTCAAAGGCGAATACCAAGGCGATTGATTCGCTGATTAATTACGAAACGGTTAAATATTTCGGTAATGAAGATTACGAAGCCAAACGCTATGACGAGGGCTTGAAGCGTTACGAAACGGCCGCCGTCAAATCGCAAACGTCCCTGTCGGTATTGAATACCGGGCAATCCAGCATCATCGCCGTTGCCGTCACGCTGATTCTTTGGCGCGCCACGCAGGGCGTGATCAGCGGGACGATGACGCTGGGCGATCTGGTGCTGGTGAATGCCTTCATGATCCAGTTGTATATCCCATTGAATTTTCTCGGCGTGATTTATCGCGAGATCAAGCAAAGCCTGGCTGATATGGAACGGCTTTTTTCCCTGCTCGATCAGCACAGGGAAATTGCCGACAAGCCGAATACGCAGGCACTGGTAGTGCAGGGTGCGGAAGTGAAATTTTCGCATGTCGGCTTCAGTTACGAAGCCAAGCGGCAGATTCTGTTCGATGTCGATTTCACGATTGCCGCCGGCACAACGACGGCAGTAGTCGGACATAGCGGCTCCGGCAAGTCGACGCTGTCGCGTTTGTTGTTTCGCTTCTATGATGTCAACGAAGGCGCGATTCTGATCGACGGACAGGATGTGCGTGATGTCACGCAGGCTTCGCTGCGCAATGCCATCGGTATCGTGCCGCAGGACACGGTGCTGTTCAACGATACGATTGAATACAACATCGCTTACGGTAAGCCGGGTGCAAGCAAGGACGATATTGTTGCGGCGGCGAAGTCGGCCTATATTCATGATTTCATTGAATCGCTGCCGGACGGTTATGCCACCATGGTCGGCGAACGCGGCCTGAAATTGTCCGGCGGTGAGAAGCAGCGGGTGGCGATTGCGCGTACCTTGCTCAAGCATCCGGCTATTTTAATTTTCGACGAAGCGACCTCGGCACTCGATTCAAAAGCAGAGCAGGCGATTCAGGCGCAGTTGAAAGAGATTGCGAAGGATAGAACGACGATGGTTATCGCCCACCGCTTGTCGACTATTGTGGATGCGGCGCAGATACTGGTGCTGGATCACGGTCGCATAGTCGAGCGCGGCACGCATGCGCAATTGCTGGCGGCAGATGGTGCCTATGCCCAGATGTGGGCGCGCCAGCAGGCGCGACAGGATGAATCGCCAGCCTCCCCAACTGACGACGATGCTGTCGCCGAGTCCTTGCTGCATGAGTTGCACACCGATATGCTACCTGACGCATAA
- the pyrC gene encoding Dihydroorotase (DHOase) (Evidence 2a : Function of homologous gene experimentally demonstrated in an other organism; PubMedId : 2876892, 2885307; Product type e : enzyme): MIMNSASTRPSSITITRPDDWHLHLRDGATIASVLPDTARQFARAIVMPNLKPPVTTTAQAVAYRERILAALPAGMQFEPLMTLYLTNNTPPEEIQRARDSGVVHAVKLYPAGATTNSDAGVSDLSKCYKTLEAMQKIGMPFLVHGEVTDPNVDIFDREAVFIDRVMQPLRRDMPELKVVFEHITTKDAAQYVAEADRHVAATITAHHLLYNRNEIFKGGIRPHYYCLPVLKRELHRQALVAAATSGSNKFFLGTDSAPHPKGLKEHACGCAGCYTALHAMELYTQAFDQADALDKLEQFASFNGPDFYSLPRNTGTITLRREEWQVPGELPLGETTLVPLNGGETIGWKFV; encoded by the coding sequence ATGATCATGAATTCTGCATCCACCCGACCTTCCAGCATCACCATCACGCGTCCTGACGATTGGCATCTGCACTTGCGCGATGGCGCGACGATTGCCTCCGTTCTGCCCGATACTGCGCGGCAATTTGCGCGCGCCATCGTGATGCCGAATCTCAAGCCGCCGGTGACCACGACGGCGCAAGCGGTCGCTTACCGCGAACGTATACTGGCGGCCTTGCCGGCCGGCATGCAGTTCGAGCCCTTGATGACCCTGTACCTGACCAACAATACGCCGCCGGAAGAAATCCAGCGTGCCAGGGACAGTGGCGTGGTGCATGCGGTCAAACTGTATCCGGCCGGTGCAACCACCAATTCCGATGCGGGCGTCAGCGATTTGTCCAAATGCTATAAAACGCTGGAGGCCATGCAAAAAATCGGCATGCCTTTTCTCGTGCATGGTGAAGTCACCGATCCGAATGTGGATATTTTTGATCGCGAAGCCGTGTTCATTGACCGCGTGATGCAACCGCTGCGTCGCGACATGCCTGAATTGAAAGTGGTTTTCGAACACATCACTACCAAAGATGCGGCGCAATACGTGGCCGAAGCGGACCGCCACGTCGCTGCGACGATCACCGCGCATCATTTGCTGTACAACCGCAATGAAATTTTCAAAGGCGGAATCCGTCCGCATTATTACTGCCTGCCGGTATTGAAACGTGAATTGCACAGGCAGGCGCTGGTGGCGGCAGCAACTTCCGGCAGCAACAAATTCTTCCTCGGCACCGATTCCGCGCCGCACCCGAAAGGCCTGAAAGAACACGCCTGTGGTTGTGCCGGTTGCTACACCGCCTTGCATGCGATGGAGTTGTACACGCAAGCCTTCGATCAGGCGGATGCGCTGGACAAACTGGAGCAGTTTGCCAGTTTCAACGGCCCGGATTTTTACAGTTTGCCGCGCAATACCGGCACCATTACCTTGCGACGTGAAGAGTGGCAAGTGCCGGGCGAGTTGCCCTTGGGCGAGACGACGCTGGTGCCATTGAATGGCGGAGAGACGATAGGCTGGAAGTTCGTTTGA
- the gltK gene encoding Glutamate/aspartate transport system permease protein gltK (Evidence 2a : Function of homologous gene experimentally demonstrated in an other organism; PubMedId : 11121068; Product type t : transporter): MGDLDFDVISRTWPYLLSGLKYTLQLTLTAAIGGVLFGTLLALARLSSFKSLAFLAAAYVNLMRSIPLLLVIFWFYFLVPVVLQTITGSERPVQLGADRSAYITFIMFEAAYFCEIMRAGIQSISKGQVNAAYALGLSYAQAMRLVVLPQAFRNMLPILLTQTIVLFQDVSLVSLLNVTDFVGASVKIAQRDSRVVEMYLFVAIVYFVLSFALSSMVKQLQKRIAIIR; the protein is encoded by the coding sequence ATGGGTGATCTCGATTTTGATGTGATCAGTCGCACCTGGCCTTATCTTTTAAGCGGCCTCAAATACACGCTGCAACTGACATTAACGGCGGCAATCGGCGGCGTCCTGTTCGGTACGCTGCTGGCGCTGGCACGTCTGTCTTCATTCAAGTCGCTGGCATTCCTGGCCGCCGCCTACGTGAATTTGATGCGTTCGATTCCGCTGCTGCTGGTGATCTTCTGGTTTTATTTTCTGGTGCCGGTCGTACTGCAAACGATTACAGGATCGGAGCGGCCGGTGCAGTTGGGGGCTGATCGATCTGCCTACATTACCTTCATCATGTTCGAGGCGGCTTATTTTTGCGAGATTATGCGTGCCGGTATCCAGAGCATTTCAAAGGGACAGGTGAATGCCGCCTACGCGCTGGGTTTGTCTTATGCGCAAGCTATGCGGCTGGTCGTGCTGCCGCAAGCCTTCCGCAATATGCTGCCGATCCTGCTGACGCAAACCATCGTGCTGTTTCAGGATGTCTCGCTGGTGTCGCTGCTGAACGTGACTGATTTTGTCGGTGCCTCGGTCAAGATCGCGCAACGCGACAGTCGCGTGGTTGAAATGTATCTGTTTGTCGCCATCGTTTATTTCGTACTCAGCTTCGCACTGTCGAGCATGGTCAAGCAATTGCAAAAACGTATCGCCATCATTCGCTAG
- a CDS encoding Acyl-CoA thioester hydrolase (Evidence 2b : Function of strongly homologous gene; Product type e : enzyme) → MASEHHTDLPAGKIPQMRVVPMPHDSNMHGDVFGGWIMAQVDLAGAVCATRRANGRVVTIAVNSFLFKHPVFVGDLLSIYAEIVKVGNTSITVNVECYAERNRLEVEIVKVTEATLTYVATDDNRKPRHLPPPILPHK, encoded by the coding sequence ATGGCAAGCGAACACCACACAGACCTGCCTGCAGGGAAAATCCCGCAAATGCGCGTCGTACCGATGCCGCATGATTCCAATATGCATGGCGACGTATTCGGCGGCTGGATCATGGCGCAGGTCGATCTGGCGGGTGCCGTATGCGCCACCCGCCGCGCCAACGGTCGTGTTGTCACGATTGCAGTGAATTCATTTTTATTCAAGCATCCGGTATTCGTCGGCGACCTGTTGTCGATCTACGCTGAAATTGTCAAGGTCGGCAATACCTCGATCACCGTGAACGTGGAATGCTACGCAGAACGCAATCGCCTGGAAGTAGAAATTGTGAAAGTGACAGAAGCCACCCTGACCTACGTCGCCACCGATGACAACCGCAAGCCGCGCCACCTGCCGCCGCCGATCCTGCCACACAAATAA
- a CDS encoding conserved hypothetical protein (Evidence 4 : Homologs of previously reported genes of unknown function), whose product MKQSFLDGIIWSRPWLASVRATGEAIAQAPDWRLELNRRVAALGVRNHRDLPIQFVAQSDLPAGLAYEAFISQTGCVPTRDNLHDFFNALVWLTFPRIKVQLNALQAREIERAAAENTTKPRGKLRDAATIFDENAVLLLTARSELVQALRAHEWEQVFVKRRNDFVQDCEVFLFGHALMEKLVAPYKAITGHAWIVTLDMPDAALAAADTDVRQWIDITVARQLAQGLSTADFSPLPVLGVPGWWPDQDDAFYRDVSVFRPKRRSLTSDVSCLENMQK is encoded by the coding sequence ATGAAGCAGTCTTTTCTGGATGGCATTATCTGGTCCAGGCCGTGGCTTGCCAGTGTGCGCGCCACGGGCGAGGCAATCGCGCAGGCACCCGACTGGCGGCTGGAATTAAACCGCCGAGTAGCCGCGCTGGGTGTGCGCAATCATCGTGATTTGCCGATTCAATTCGTTGCGCAATCCGACTTGCCTGCGGGCCTGGCATATGAAGCCTTCATCAGCCAGACCGGCTGCGTGCCTACCCGCGACAATCTGCACGATTTTTTCAACGCGCTGGTATGGCTGACCTTCCCGCGCATCAAAGTCCAGTTGAACGCCTTGCAAGCCCGCGAGATCGAACGCGCCGCAGCGGAAAACACGACCAAACCACGCGGCAAGTTGCGCGATGCTGCCACCATATTCGATGAAAACGCCGTGCTGCTCCTGACCGCCAGAAGCGAACTGGTGCAAGCCTTGCGCGCGCATGAGTGGGAACAGGTATTCGTCAAACGACGGAACGACTTTGTTCAGGACTGCGAGGTTTTTCTATTCGGCCATGCCTTGATGGAAAAGCTGGTTGCACCGTACAAGGCGATTACCGGCCATGCGTGGATCGTGACACTGGATATGCCTGATGCCGCGCTGGCGGCTGCAGATACGGATGTGCGGCAGTGGATCGATATCACAGTCGCACGGCAACTGGCGCAAGGCTTGAGTACTGCGGATTTTTCACCCTTGCCGGTGCTGGGCGTGCCCGGCTGGTGGCCGGATCAGGACGATGCATTTTATCGGGACGTCAGCGTTTTCCGGCCCAAGCGGCGCAGCTTAACGTCGGATGTGTCTTGCCTGGAAAATATGCAAAAGTGA